The genomic interval gtttggatttatggatttatttgaataagaattggaggaatttcagtttgaaacttatgagtaaagattatgatttgtgaGTAACCTCCTTCTTCACGTGCTCCGCACGTGTTAAATTTAGGGTGTTACaattgtggtatcagagcaactAGGTTAGGATTCTGTAGACTTTCTTTTACGGTTTAATTAGATTGTCTAATTAAATCGATTACATTTGTTTTGTAGACATGAAGAAGGACAATATGGGTATGAAAAGTGTCAAGAATAAGGGATGGACAGAAATTGATAGGACCGAACAATTTATCTTAGGAGGAGTTCTTGTCAAAGATCTTAGGAGACTTCATAAGCAGCGAATGGATGATAGACTAAGACGGACTATAGAGGTCTACATCGATACTCCTCCAGGACCTGGAGCTTCAAGAAAGAAGCTCAATGAGGCTATACGTGGACTACGTGTTTATGGCAAGGGAGCTAACAAGAATAAGCTTGTAATACGTCGCCTATTTTGGACAGGACCTCGATTTAAGCCTTACTATAGCAAAGGATGGGTATCTCCAGGTCTAAATAAACTACCTTATAGAATTCCTAAGGAAATCGAGACAGATGGAGTCACGACTAAGGAAAGGAAAGTAAAAATAGATCCTTTTCCTATCCGGTTGAGTACACCTATGAACTTTGTGGCTGTAGGACATGAAACTCTGTAGACTTTATTGAGGTTAATAGagtgattaaatattttaaggcAAGGAGTAATCATTTATGACTAGTAATTCTATTTTGGTCTTTTTGGCTTTCTATGTTGCTTGCGACTTTGTAATAACTCTTGTTATATGATCTTTGGTATTAACGtagaatgaaatatttattgcTCTTGTTTAcaatatcaaattttcttagttaCACTACTTATTCAGTACTCTGCGCGCTTGCACGACCTTTAGCTATGAATTATTTaccctttttaattatttatttattctccgTGTTATAGTCAAGAGATGTCACGTAGGGGAGGTGCTAGGCATGCCTCTAGCTCGAGAGATGTTTTAGGTATCGCTGACGATGCTGACCCAACCTTGCACGAGATGGCTAACGAAGGAAATCCTATGATGCGCGCAATGTTTAGATTGATGGAACAACAAAGTAAGTTAATTCAAGATATGGCTAGAGGCAGAGTTGGGGCACAAGAGAATGTGCCAGTTGAAAGGCAAGGTGGCGCAAGAGATCATAGGGCTATGGTGAACTTAGAACGATTTAAGAAATTGGGACCACCTACCTTTCAGGGGACTGCCGATCCCATGGTTGCAGAGGCATGGCTAAAACAGATGGAGAAGATATTTGTGGCTATGGGTTGTAATGATGATCAAAGGGTAATATTAGCCTCATTTGTCCTTCAGGGTGAGGCAGACCACTGGTGGGATGCCAAATCTCGTCTCATAAGGGCTGGCTTGCAAGATGCACCCATTACTTGGGAGTTATTTTTGGAGGCTTTTCATGAAAAGTATTTTCCTGAACGAGCTCGACATCAGATGGAGGCTGATTTCTTGAGGTTGACTCAAGGAACAAAGTCTGTTGCGGAGTATGAGGAACAATTTACTGCCCTCTCTCGTTTTGCTCATACCTTGGTTGCTAATGAAGGTAGTAAGTGTAGGAAGTTTCTGGAAGGGTTACGTCCTAACATTAAAGGGCGATTGACCATCCTTAAGATTAACAATTATGCCGATTTGGTGGACCGAGCAATTCTTGCGGAGAAGGATATTCTTGAAGCCCAAGTTACAAGGGATCAGAGAAATAAGAAGAATCAATAAGGTGGACCGCGAAATGGAAGTTCCTTTAGGCAGGGCACTCACTCCCAGAAGTATAATGGTGGAGGTAACAAATGGGATAACAAGGGTGTTACTGGTGACACCACTCGGAGGAACTACCCCATTTGTCGACATTGTGAAAGGAGGCACCCTGGTGAATGCCATTGGAAAACTGGAGCTTGTTTTGCTTGTGGAGAATCTGGGCATAGGATTATGGATTGCCCAAAGAGACGTAGCGAGACTACAAATACTCCGACTAACGAAGGGCAGAGGAAGAAACCGAGGGTGCAAGGGCGTGTTTTTGCACTAACAGAAAAAGATGCTGAGGTGTCCAATGATGTAGTATCAGGTACATTGTCCTTATTCTCTAGAGAAGCCAAAGTTCTTTTTTATCCTGGTGCTACACATTCATTTGTATCTTGTGTGTTTGCCCGTTATGCTAATGTGCCTATCACACCACTGGATGTTCACGTGACAATTAGTACCCCTATGGGGGATTGCCAGTTTATAGATCATGTCTATAAGTCATGTGTGATCAGATTGTGTGATAAAGAATTCCTTGTGGATCTCTTACCTTTAGAGATGCacgattttgatttgattttggggATGGATTGGTTAGGACCTTACCATGTTTCAATAGATTGTTTTGCtaaggaaattatttttcgCCTACCTGGCGAggaagaatttcattttcaagggaATCATAAGAGTCATAAAGCTTTGATTTCTATGGTTAAGgcaatgaaaatgctaaagaaGGGGTGTGAAGGATTTTTAGCGTATATAGTTGCTGACCATCCCGATGGGGCGTGCCTTGAAGACATACCTATTGTAAGGGAGTTTATTGATGTATTTCCTGAAGATCTTCCGGGACTACCCCCAGATCGAGAGGTTGAGTTTACTATAGAATTAGTTCCTGGTACTACACCTATATCCAAGGCACCATATCGGATGGCACCCATTGAATTAAAAGAACTAAAGATCCAGCTACAAGAATTACTAGATAAGGGTTTCATTCGTCCTAGTGTGTCACCTTGGGGTGCTCCCGTTTTGTTcgtaaagaagaaagatggtTCAATGAGGTTGTGTATAGACTACCGGCAGTTGAATGTGGTTACCGTCAAGAATAAATACCCTCTTCCCCGAATTGATGACCTCTTTGATCAATTACGAGGTGCAGCGGTATTctctaaaattgatttacGATCTGGCTaccatcaattgaaaataagaagTGAGGATGTATCGAAGACAGCTTTTCGAACTCGTTATGGACACTATGAGTTCTTAGTTATGCCTTTTGGATTAACTAATGCTCCTGCAGCGTTCATGGATTTGATGAATAGGATCTTCCAACCTTATCTTGACCAGTTTGTCATCGTCTTTATTGATgacatattaatttactctAAGAGTAAGAAGGAGCATGAGACGCACCTGAGGATTGTATTAGAAACATTGCGGGAGAAGAAGTTGTAtggaaaatttaagaaatgtgAGTTTTGGCTTGATCGTGTGATGTTTTTGGGACATATAGTGACGAAGGATGGTATTTCAGCAGATCCAGCCAAAGTGGAGGTAATTGTGAATTGGGAAAGGCCTGCTAGTGTGACTGAAGTAAGGAGTTTCTTAGGATTGGCAGGTTATTATAGGCGCTTTGTCAAAGGATTTTCTAGCATAGCAGCACCATTGACTAATTTGACTAAGAAGAATGTGAAGTTCAATTGGGATGAGGCATGTGAAAAGAGCTTTCAAGAGCTCAAGAGTTATTTGGTGACTGCCCCTGTTTTAACTCTCCCTTCTGAAGGTGGAGGTTTTGTGATTTACAGTGATGCTTCCAGAAAAGGTTTGGGTTGCGTTTTAATGCAACATGGTAAGGTTATAGCATATGCTTCTAGGCAGCTAAAGAATCATGAACAAAACTACCCAACACACGATTTGGAATTGGCTGCTATAGTGTTTGCTCTAAAAATCTGGAGACACTATTTGTATGGGGAGACTTGTGAGATCTTCACCGATCATAAGAGTTTGAAGTACTTGTTTACTCAAAAGGAATTGAATTTGAGGCAAAGAAGATGGTTGGAGTTGGTAAAGGATTTTGATTGTTCTATTAATTACCATCCAGGTAAGGCAAACGTGGTAGCAGATGCCTTGAGTAGGAAATCATCTGGGTGCATGGCTCATCTTATCACCATGCAATCTCATGTGGTAAAAGACTTGAGGAGATGTGGGATTGAGGTAGTTACTCATGGGCAAGCAGACGTGTTAGCACATTTGACAGTCCAACCCACTCTAATTGATAGAGTTAAGGTAGCTCAGAAGAACGACATAGAACTCAATAAAATCCGTGAAGATGTGAGCAAAGGACATAAGCCCGGATTTAGACTTGATAATGGGGATGGATTATGGTTGGGACAAAGGTTATGCGTGCCAGCAGACGAAGAGTTGAAGGCAGAGATCTTAAGAGAAGCTCATGAATCATCTTACAGTATGCATCCTGGTAGTACTAAGATGTATCGTGATCTAAAGCAAAGTTTTTGGTGGAGGAATATGAAGAGAGATATTGCTGCTTTTGTGTCTCGGTGTTTAGTCTGCCAACAAGTAAAGATTGAGCATCAAAGACCAGCAGGAACTTTACAAACGCTTCCTATTCCTCAGTGGAAATGGGAACACATAACAATGGATTTCGTTTCTGGATTACCTCGTTCTAGGAGGGGATGTGATTGCATTTGGGTAATTGTTGATCGATTGACGAAATCAGCTCATTTCTTGGCAAGGAAGAGTACAGACAATGTAGGGCAACTAGCTAAGTTGTTCATTAAGGAGATAGTGAGGCTTCATGGGGTTCCAGTGTCAATAGTGTCTGATAGAGATCCACTGTTCACTGCAAGATTTTGGGCTAGCTTACATAAAGAGTTGGGGACGAAATTGAGATTTAGCACTGCTTTTCATCCACAGACAGATGGGCAATCCGAAAGGACTATTCAAACCCTTGAGGATATGCTTCGAGCTTGCGTCCTAGACTTGAGTGGTGGTTGGGAAGAGCACCTAATGTTGATCGAATTTGCTTATAACAATAGCTTCCATTCGAGTATTGGCATGGCACCATTTGAGGCATTATATGGAAGAAAGTGTAGGTCCCCAATCTGCTGGGATGAAGTTGGTGAAAGAAAACTTTTGGGTCCAGAATTAATACAGATTACTGTTGATAAAATCAAGTTGATTAGAGGACGTCTTCAAACAGCTCAGAGCAGACAGAAGAGTTATGCAGTTCGTCGTAGACATGAGTTGGAATTCGAAAAAggagattttgttttcttgaaagTATCGCCATGGAAAGGGGTGTTTCGGTTCGGGAAGACAGGAAAGCTTAGCCCTAGATTTATTGGACCATTTGAGATTTTAGAGAGAATTGGTCCGGTGGCCTATCGCATAGCTTTACCACCAAGTCTGTCTAGGCTTCACAATGTATTTCATGTGTCTGTGTTAAGAAAGTACATTGCAGACCCTTTACATGTGCTAGACTATCAACCGATTCAGATAAATGAAGACATGTCGTATGAGGAACAGCCTATTGAGATTGTCGATCGAGACGAACAAGTATTAAGGAATAGAGTTATTCCCCTAGTGAAGGTACGATGGATGAATCATTCTATTGAGGAAGCCACTTGGGAGAGAGAAGCAGAAATGTTGGAGAAGTATCCTCAACTCTTCCATGCATAAGGTAACCTTTTAATTTCGAGGACGAAATTTTTGTTAGGAGGGGAGAAATTGTAACGCCACAAATTCccatacatattaaattatggaaattgggctttcattGAGAATTATGGGTGGCCTAAGCTTAGAGCTGTGTTAATCCAAGTTCATTTGTCgaggtaagtaacttcattcctaatgtactagatatgtataagtattttgatattattattataagtataaatgttttgatactacttaaa from Citrus sinensis cultivar Valencia sweet orange chromosome 9, DVS_A1.0, whole genome shotgun sequence carries:
- the LOC127899887 gene encoding uncharacterized protein LOC127899887, which encodes MSRRGGARHASSSRDVLGIADDADPTLHEMANEGNPMMRAMFRLMEQQSKLIQDMARGRVGAQENVPVERQGGARDHRAMVNLERFKKLGPPTFQGTADPMVAEAWLKQMEKIFVAMGCNDDQRVILASFVLQGEADHWWDAKSRLIRAGLQDAPITWELFLEAFHEKYFPERARHQMEADFLRLTQGTKSVAEYEEQFTALSRFAHTLVANEGSKCRKFLEGLRPNIKGRLTILKINNYADLVDRAILAEKDILEAQVTRDQRNKKNQ